The sequence ccacccacccaccaaaCCCAGGAAGCAGCACGGAGGCTCCACTGGCAGGTCCTGGCCCTGGAGGGAGGGCTCTCGGGCACAAAGCGTGTTGGCTGCCCGTGGAGTAATTCAGATGCACGTGCTTTGTGAACTGCAGGGCCTTTGTATGTGTGACCTGTGGGGTCATCAGAAGCTGTAGGGACAAGGTTGAAAAGGGTGTTATGGTTGCACTTAAGCATTTGATGGGGAACTACAATCAGAACAGGAAGACTTGGTGGGGCAGCCAGAAAGAGCGAAGCCTGGCTCCGAGGAGGAAAACAGCTGGCTTTCATTTTGTTCCTGTTCATCAGCTTTTCCAATGACAAAATGATTTCCTGGCTTCCCCAGCCTGGCCTGACCTGCACGCAGCCCGGAAGGAACGAGACACTGAGCCCCAGGGAACAGCACGGTCCTCCCCGAGTGGCTGGTGACTGTCTCTGGGGCCTGGAACACGTCCCACTCCATCTTGCGCCCTGGATGCTTCCCCTGTGAAGTTGGGAAAGGGGGTGACGGGGCGCTGGGCAATATTTAAAGCTCCCTTAGCTCAAGCTAAGTTCAGATTGCTCAAAACCATCGGAGGCCCCAGCGGGGTCAGTTCAGAGCTGCCTCACCAACACACTGACCCAACAAGGGAAGGAACAGTTTGTCTCTTAATGAGGTGTGATTCCAAACAGCCCATGGCCTCGGGAACTCGCGGCCCGTGCTGTGTTGACGTTACATCTGTTCACTGTATCTTGTTGAAGTGGCTTCGCAACAAAGAAACTTGGAAGAGAGCAGAATATGGACACTTGGAGGCCAAAGGGCCCTCCCGTCAGgcctctctccccactgccctcccccgGAGAGCTGGGGGGGACACAGGAGGTGGGAGCCAGGGTGGGTGGCTGTGAACGGATGCCCAGGGAGCTGGGAGCCAAGTACATTTTCTTTGCCACGTTGGATCGTTTTTGAAAACTATTTGCAAAGCTGCCTTTAAAGCCCTTAAGATGTTTACATTCATCTGCGGAGGGATGCACATATATTTATGGTCAAAACCCCAAGCCTCTGCCGACTTATTTGAGCCAGACAGACCTAGGTTCAAACCTAGCCAGACTCTAACAGAGACCTGCTgggtgcccttgggcaagttacttaaactctgaGCCCCAGACGCCTCATCCGTAAAAGGGAAAGGATGATTGTACTTaactcagggctgctgtgagggatAAATGAGATACACACGTAAAGTGCTTAACATagaagtgctaaataaatgtagGTTACCAGGATAGTCTAGAATATTCTCAGTAGATACATTCTCCATAAAAGAACAGAGTTTCTGGGACCAGACGGAGCTGGGTTCAGACGGGTAACTGGGCCCCTGGCTAGCTGTGTGACGTTGGGTGTGTaacttcccttctctgagcctcagctgtgTCGTTTGTAAATGGGACAATGACACTGCAGCACAGGGAGGTGTGGGCCCCAGAGAAGACAATGTGACTGCACATAGGAGGGGCCCTAGGCCTGTGGGCCCCCCTCGGCCCTGCGTCTCAGGAGCACGGTCCAGTGAGCCAGGCTCCAGATTCTGCTTCAAGCTCGGGGACTGAGCCCTCGGACTCAGCTTCAGCCCGTGAGGTGCTCCGAGGTTGCTTCCTGCAGCTGATTTTGGACTAGCCTCCAGCCAGGCTTTGAGGAAGTTGGGAAGGAGTAGATGTCCCCCACCATCCTCCCATCTGCCTCCTGCCCTGGAGTGTTTTCTTCTGAGCATCTCCAGCAAGAACCAGTGGatcagggaagagggaggaatccCTGTGATGGGGTGGAGGCTGCTGGTGAAGCTGCCCACCTCGAACCAGCCCAGGGTAACAATTGCAAAGTGAGAACGGGGCTTGGGGCAAGGGGCTggcatcacccccacccccaaaatagcTACGGCCCAAAGCACCATCGCCCTGGAAAGTTCGAGGGTGAGTTGATACATGTCACGCACCCTTTGaaaggtcttttctttcttcattccttccccCAAACCCCTGAGTCCTCATCACAGCCCTGCTTCTCTTGTCCTCACAAAGAGCCCCATGGCTCCTCAGGACCTGTTGCCTGTCTTTTCAGCCGATCTGAAAGTCAAATGCATGGTCCCGGGAGTTCCTGTGCTCACATGTCACCTTCTCTTCCCAGGGAACCTGGAGAAGGTGTGTGCATTTCCACACACCCTAACCCAGAGGAATGGCTTGAGTGGCAGGATTTCTGACCAGCTATTGACAGAGGGATATGAGCGAGGCGTGACCTACATCACACTGGGTTTGCTCTGACCTCCTCTGCTCACACCAGGAATGGACCTTGAAAAGCGTTTCTGTCATTCCTGGGAAGCACTCAGGTAGGTAACTGATCCCTCTGTCTTATGCCCATCCCAGTTCAGAGCAGTGCTTTTGAGAATTCTCCCTTTTTGCTTTGCATCAGTCAAGGCTGGTCTCCCAGGATGCACGGGACGCTCTTCCAAGGCTGAGCACCGTAGCATGCTCTGTCCGCCGTGCCCCTGGAAGAAAGGAGTTCTGAGCCCTGGATTCCCAGTTCAAAACACAGTTCAGCCCCATGCAAAATACAGCGGGCATCTGTGGGCGCCCAAGATGTTCTTGCCGTGGTCTCGAGAAGGCGTAGCTTTGAGCCTCCAAGGTTGGGAGTATCCACGGGGGGCGGGGGTGTTCCAGGCGAGGCTCAGAGCATGCTGGTCTCCCTCTCGTTCATGGATGACATCTTGGTGAAACTTCTGTGGCTGGGATAGGAGGAGTGGCCTGTGTCCTCACTCAGAGCATGGACCAGACGGGAGAAGAGGGCCACCTTGAACTTCTTGAAGTCCTGACCCAcgaagacgtagagaatgggATTCATGCAGCTGTTGGCAATGGCGATGGCAGTGGCCAGGGGCACACCCAGGCTGAAGACGGAGCCAGGCATGGCGCTGTGATGGAGCTCCAGAAGGTACAGCGTGTGGTAGGGGCACCAGCAGAGGAAGAAGGTGATAATGATGGTCACGATGACCTTGAAGGGCTTCTTAGTCTTGGCCAGGCGGTTGCGCCGCAGCTTGCAGACGATGGTGACGTAGCAGGCGGTGATGATGAGCATCGGGGTCAGGAAGCCACAGAGGAAGCGGGTGATGGTCACCGCCACGTGCCGGCCAAAGCCCACAGCGTCCACCTGGGGATGAGTGGGCCACGAGGAAGAGCTGGTGGCAGACAGGCTGAAGTTGTTAAAGCAGGATATTTTCCCGTGCACGTGGGCTGTGTCCCGGAAGATGAGGGATGGGGAACTCAAGAAGAAAGCCAGGACCCAGATGACCATGCAGGCCATGTAAGCCAGCCGGACGCTGCGGTGGTTCTGGGACCAGACGGGGAGGAGCACGGAGATGCAGCGGTCGGAGCTGATGACAGTGAGCAGGAAGACGCTGGTGTACATGTTGTGGATGAGCAGGAAGTTGCTGATCTTGCACATGGCTGTGCCGAACACCCAGTGGTAGTCCATGGCGGCGTAGGTGATGTGGATGGGGAGGAAGACGTTGAACAGGAAATCCGCGACGGCCAGATTGAGGAACCAGACGGTGTTCACCGTCTTCTTCATCTTGCAGGTGGCGATGATGATCACCAAGCCGTTGCCCAGGATCCCGAGGAAACAGATGATGCTGTAGACCACCACCAGGAAGATCCTGACCACCCTGCCTTCCAGGGGAGATAACTCCTCCAAAACCACGATGGGGTCGAAGTCATCAGAGTACACGTACTCATAGGTGAGGGAGGTGATGTTATCCTCATCCTCCATTCTCTGCAAGCGGAGGCAGGGGTCATTAGGGGTCATTAGGCAGGGGTCATTAGGGGTCATTAGGCAGGGGGTCATTAGGGGTCATTAGGCAGGGGTCATTAGGGGAACTTGATGAGAACTGGCTTTAAGAGGTTGACCTTAAAGCCAGTGCGACTGACCGTGTCCTCCCTGGCTGTGAGCAGGGCCAGTCGGGTGGCTTTGCTATTTTATTTACTGGACTAACACCTCTCAGGCACCTCCTGTATATCGGGTACTATTCTAAAGGGTTGAGGTATGTAAACTCTTTTCATCCTCATAATAACTCAATGAAGGTTGTTAcaaaccccattttacagatgaggaaactgaggcacagagagcttgaGTCATGTGCCCAGAGTCATacagctgggaagaggcagagccaggagtcaGGCCCCAGCTTCAGAGTCTGTGGTCCCTCTGGACCACCATGTTTTTGCTGCCTCTCTGggaccctcccctttcccttacagtctagtgggagacAACTATTCATCAAAAGCTCCTCAAATCATGGAAAAATCGCAACAATGCTAAGCGCAATAAAGGAGAGGTGCGTAGTGCTGTGAACTTGGTTCCGACCATAGTTCCAAAACCCAGGGACAGCTGCACTGACAGTGCACCCACCTCATCCTCGTCCCACACTGATGCCCTTTGGAGAGATGAGTTCAGATCCCGTGTCCCTTACCGTTCACTGTTACGATGCCCAAAGCTCTCCAATGTGGGTCCTTAGCCAATCAGTTCCCAAACACAGCTGGAAACACCTGCAGGGAAGAATGAGGAACAGCAGTTGGCTCTGGATCTAAGAACCAGAGGTTTGGGTGGACCCAGAGCCAGAGGTTGAATGTATCGCTGTTACTCCCACTTtccagaggaggaagcagaggctcagagaagctaagtgatGTGCCCGAGGTTACCCAGCTGGGAAGTGGTGGAGCCCCCTGAACCCAGGTCAACAGCTGAACCCTTCATCCCAACCCCCATCTCCACCGACCCCCCCCATCCCAGCACATCCAGAGACGAGAGCCCGATTCAGGGATGGGTGCAGGGGAGAGAGTATGGATGGCTCGATACAAATCCACTGCCAGGGCAGGACCCAGAAAACACCATTTCAGGCAGTGTTGGGGACACAGGAGACAAGAAGAGGAACTGCCcagagcacctactctgtgccaagaacGATAATTTCCTCATCACATTAAATCCTCCCAGAGGTTCTTCCAGGCAGGTGATACTACTCTTGGTTTGGagttgtggaaactgaggctcagagagaagcaTCCTTCTCACCGGGCATCTTCTGGGCCCTCTGGTACCAAGAATTGGGCCCTGGTGTCACAACGGTCCCATGAGACAGACACAGATACATTCCCTGAGCATCTCCTACATGCCAGACAGCTGAACTGGTACTTCATACAATCCCCATAACAACCTTGTTGGGTATTTTCCCAATTTATGGAAGAAGGAACAAAGATTGGAGAGTTCGCAAGCTTGGGAGGTCTTGGAGGAGGCGGTCTCATGCATCGTTCACACCCAGCCTCGGCCACCTGCCAGCTCTGTGGCTTTGGACACACGacttctcctctctgagcctcggtttcctcatcagtaagatGGGAATACTCACTACTTCACAGAAAGGATGTAAGAATTACAGGCGATCAGGAACGTGGAGCATTTGGCCCAGGGCTGGCACGTGCAATGAATATTAGCGATTACATTGCAACCCAAGGGCAAACAGCTGAATTCTGAGCTGGAATCCGAACCCAGGGCGCTGACAGCCCAGAGCCCATGCGCTTTCCACCACCCATGTTCTCCCCATCTGACAAATGGGCTCTCAACAAGATGTTTCAGCCTGGCGGCACTGGCAGTCGACACCTCATTATAAGTAAGTCCAACCCTTCTCCGTATAAATTCATCATTGCCGCTTGATGGGCTCGAGGTGGTATTTTATTGCATAAAAGTCATCTTTcgctttttattaaataaaagccACTTGGAAATTTCCATTGAGGACTCTGGGCTCAAAGGAGTGGGCATCATCCCACTCTGCAGCCTGGGAGAAGAATCCAGAAGTGTCCAACCAGGGGTCCCCAAGGACTTCCTGTGGGACGCGGAGAGAAGACGGGGAGGCAGCAGCTGCCCCCTCTCCCGACTCCCACAACTGGGGGAAACGTGACAGGTGTTCACGTTAATAATGTATGTGCTGAGCATGTGATTCAGATGGTCTCACTTTGACCCAGGAGGGGCCACAGGGAGGCTGAAGGAGATGAAGACCCTTGCCCAAGAcatctggggagggggtgggagagcccGGATTTGAACCAGgtctgcagaatgtgggatcttgccCGCCACTCCACGCTGCGAAATCGTGATCTCATGGCAGCCACCGAGTGTGTCcttgagggaggaaggaatgagcATGTCCGCGTTCCCTGTTCCGGGCTGTGCAGGATCCAGGGACGAGGCCGTGGCTTCCCAGGTTGCTTTTCCACAGGGGCTCACGGTCAGTCACAAGGGACAAGACAGAGGTGGTGCTGTGTCCTGAGCAAGGCCAGGCTGCCCCCAGGGAGCCACACAGAGGAGCATCCCCTAACCTGGGCATCGGAGGCTTCCTGTGGCAGGTGGGCTATGGGctgaggtttgtttttgtttttgtttttttttgcagtacgcgggcctctcactgttgtggcctctcccgttgcggcgtacaggcttcagacgcgcaggctcagcggccatggctcacgggcccagccactccgcagcacgtgagatcttcccggaccagggcacgaacccgtgtcccccgcatcggcaggcggactctcaaccactgcgccaccagggaagcccgtatggGGCTGAGTTTTAAAGGGCAGTTGTGAGTTAAgacgggaaggagggaggagggagggcatgCCAGGCCGTCTCCCCTGCCCCCGCATCCCCCCCTCATTagcggggggggggcggcggtGTCTGAGCCCCCAGGGGAGGGCGAAGAGTAGCAAGGTCTCAGGACCCAGCAATTGGCACTGAAGCAGCTGCAGAAATGCGTCATCACGTCTGGCTCTCCCGCTGGGCTGGAAGCAGCTCGGGGTCGGAGATCACAGGTCTTTTCATCTTTGAGCAGGGTGGAGGCCAGGCTGGGCCTGCACAGCGTGGTGCTGACATCCCCCGGCATGTCCGTCCGACTACTCCTCACCCCTCATCCCCCCAGGAATGTCAGTGTCCCCCATAGGTGTGTGCCCTTCCCCTCCACTCCCCCCTGCCTGAGCCCCTGGGATCTCCCTGCACGGGGGCACCAGTCACAGGTTTGCCCTCAGCCTCGGCCTCTGCTCTATCCCGACGTACATCCCTCCTGTCCTGTACTGCCCCCAGCCTGGGCAGTAGAGCAGAGCAGTCAAGGACACAGACCCTGGGGCCCAGCCTAGCTACCAGCGTCCAAATCCTCCTCCTTCGTGAACTCCCTGTGACCTTGAGCCACTCAGGtatcttctctgtgcctcagttgtcttatctataaaatgggtataatcgTAATAGTTCAAAtggttgagaggattaaatgtcACATGCAAAGTACTGAGAACAGGGTCTCTTATGGGGTAAGCACTATGTTTTTACTgtcattattactgttattattatcatcatttttcaCCCTCAGTCTTCTACTCTTAACTCCCTTCTAAAATGGCCTTTGCCATTCTAAAATGGCAGGAGGGGCCAGGAAGGCTAGAGGACCTGTGCATCTTGCCCGCTTGTCTCCCCAGCTCTGGGTTCAAGGGCAGGTCAAGGGCGATACAGGCAAGAATTTGCTTCTCTAAACTCCAGTCTCCTCACCTCTCCAGAGGGGTAAGAACCCTTCCCTCATTGCTGTTGGAAGGGTCATAAGAAATGACAGTGACTCCTTTGCCAATTGTAAAGAGCTGTAAAATTCTCATTGTTCAGATTCTTTAAACCCTCTATAACCAGGAAGCTTAGGAAAAAAGGGTATAAGTATACATACATAATCTGTGTATACTAACATTGTATACATAATAAGTGTatggctaacatttatttgaGCACTCCCTATATGCTACTGTGCTCTGCCATAGCCTTACAAGGATACATTAGCTTGcagttaagaaaactgaggttcagagaggtgaagcaacttgcccgaagccacacagctgggaaatctgactccagagcctgactTCCAAGGATCCCAAGTGAAAAGTCTCTTGGGTTCCCCCTGCTTCCCTGAGAGATTAGGAGTCCCAATCCCACCTCTCTGAGCTCTCTAAGCCTTAGCTTTGAACCCTGAGAGCCCAGACCTTCATCACATTCTTGATCCTCCCATGGAGCTGCCTTCCCCGGTTTCCCTTTGCCTTGCCTTCAAGGTCCCTACAAGCAGCTACCACAGGGAAATCACATCTGTGATGCTGTATTAGTCCTGGACAGTGCTGCTACCCACTGCCTCTCTCAAGGTGCCCTTTATGAAGTTCCCTGCCCAGTGAGAAATGCCCTGGAGAATTCAAGGTAAGGAAAAACATTATTTCCTCTGAGGAACTAGGCTGCTTCCTCAATCTTAATAAATAAAGTTCTACAAAGGATCACGTTTCCCTTTTTGATGTGGCCATAAGGAAGCTCAGAGTCACATCTGCAGGTCAGAGGCAGCAAGCCCATTCGTCCTGCTGGTCTGCAATTCCTGCGTTGGTTTGGGTTGGCTCTGATGTCTACATCTAGCTATACTTTATGTTGGTTTTAGTTCCTTGTGATAGATAAATCGGGGCACACTCTAGCCCAAACATTGTACCAAGCTTTTTAGTGGCATTCGCTCATACGTCCCCAACAAACCCCAGCAGTAGTACTGCTGTTACTCCCAAGGTAAAGGTAAGGAAGTGAGGCTAAGGCACAGTCAGCTAACAGCCAGTTCACACCCAGGTTGCTGGGACTCTGTGCCCTGCTCTTAACCATCTTGCTTTCCAGAAAGTGGAGCACATCTTTCCATGTCTGTTCACACCCTTGCTGATGCCCCAGGGTCCCCAGCTCCACCCTCCCGGGAAACCTCCTCTTTGCTCCCCTTTCTTAGCCCCTCAAGGAACCTATGTTCCCCAGTTTTCAGGACAATCTGGCTGAGGTCTGGGGCACAGATGGGAATCGTTTGCCAAAGCTGACACTGTCCATCACAGCCCAGGTGGGCAAGCGAGCCTGTAGCCAGACTGTCCTTCTTTCTGCCCTCGGCTCCCCAGGGAGCCCAGGGGACAGATGAGCTGTCCTGGCGCAGCTCCCAGATTCTTCATGTGATCCCAAACTCACACCCATTTGGAACCAGGACCTAGAGCTGATCTGCTCTGAGGCTCCTGAGACAGACTCCCCAAGCCCGTCTTGGCAGTCCTTTCTTTGGGACAGTTCCCATAGGTCCCCAGAAGGGGATGCCAGGGAAGAGGTGGTAGGGGAGGCAGGAGACCCACTATGACACCGGAGCAAGTTTCTTCCccatctctgagcctcggttgtgccatctgcaaaatgggaatgataacccCTGCCCTGCTTACTTCTCAGGGCCGCTGGGAGCACGCATTAAGGCCCTTCAGCTTGTCCCAGGCTTGGTGAGGATGATGGAGAAAGACCCAATGTGAGTCAAGGCCCTGGGAGGTCTGAGAGCTCCACTTTGTGGAGAGACAAAGCTTCCCGAAGTGAAGTAACACATTTGCTACCTGGCATCTGCCAACAATCAAAATCACTCATTTCTTCAGAGTGTAAGAGTTTCTATTCCCTTTTAAATTTCCTCTACAAGTTCAAACTCATCTCTGAAAACCAGGCTCCTCTCCAGCTGGTTTTCCCTtgccatccctccccccaccccctgcagtgggTTAAATGtcttccctcaaaaaaaaaaaaaaaaaaaaagatacgttcaccagaacctgcaaatgtgaccttatttggaaaaaagggtctttgcagatgtaattaacataaggatctcaagatgagatcatcttGGATTAAGGTGGactctaaatccaatgacaagtgtccctATAAGAGGAAATGACAGAAGGAGGTttgacacagaaacagagaaggccatgtgaagagggAGGTGGGGCCTGGAGGGATGCAGCCACGAGCCAAGGAACACCCAgagccccagaagctggaaggcaCAAGGAAGGggcctcccctagagccttcagagggagcacagcctgCGATGGCTtgttttcagacttctggccttcagaaccACGAGAGAATATACATTGCTATCGTTTTAAGCCCCCCGGTgtgcagtaatttgttacagcagccctaggacactAGTACACCCTCCGTTTACATGATTATTACTGGCTTCACACATCTGACTAGATTGCAAGCTACCTGAGGGGGAGGACTGGGTCTTATTCAGGCTCCGTATCTCAGGTCAGAGCAGGATGCGGGCACCAAGTGGGTCCTCGGGAtattgctgtgtcctcacatggtcttccctgtgtgcgtgtgcgtgtccTAATCACCTCTTCATATAAGGACATCAGGCAGATtgggttagggcccaccctaatgacctcactttTCCCTAATCACCACTTAAAAACCCtgttccaaatacagtcacattcccAAAGTACTGGGATTTAGGAcgtcagcatatgaatttgggggaggggacacaattcagcccataacacctaCATAGTTGTCATTATTGTTAGAACTTAACACTGCTATTTGCTGTTCCTCCAGATCGCTCCCTCTGTACTGGGATTGCCACCTGGAATGTACAGGGAACGCCTTCCTGCAAATCGGAAAACACAGCAACCCCAGCAGAAAAATGGGCTAATGATATAAACAGGTAATTTACAGGAGGGAAACCTCCAAACCGAGGTATTAGACGAACTGATCATCAAAGACATGCGAATGAGAACTGTGGAAAGGTTCTAGAAAGCTGGGATGGAGACCCCCTGGGGCTGGCACAGGCTTCATGCCTTGCTGCGGGTACCCGTGAACCCCTGCGTGCCCCCCAGCTCACGTGCGGTGTTTGGAGGGGCATGCCTTAGCATTGGTTCTCCAGAAGCAAACCTCACATAAGCCTTCCTGCAAAGGTGATTATTAAGGAAGTGTTCCAGGAAAACCCAGTAAGGGAGTGGAGAAGTAGGATTAGGAAAGGGAGGAGGTCCGACAAGGGGGCAACGCCAGGCAAAATCCCTGGGGAAGGTGGCTTGGTTCATGCCGGGGTCAGGGAACAATGGAGGTTGAATTCCAGGAGGCTATTTATATCCTTCCATCCTGTCCTAGGAGGGGCGCAGTCCCAGGCCCTCCCACTGCCCGAGGGCAGTCCTCCGACAAAGAGCCACAGGTGCGGGCTGTCAGTAGCGAGAGCCCACGGGGAGGCTGTGTGCCCCAAAACGGTCAAAGAGCCAGGCGTCTCGGGCAGCGCAGGGGCGTCTGCTGACGGCTGGAAGCTGGAAGCTGCTTACGTCCGGTGTGGGAGAGGCAAAAAGCTACGCAGCTGTTAGAAGCAACAGATTAGCAAGTGTACACACAGCGAAAGAGCACAGCTATTTAAAACCACCTACCCAAATAGCACGTAAGTACACTGAAAACAAGCCTCCAAAAGCAGTAACACACGTTCTGCAAGAACAGGGCCAAATAACGAGATACACGCTGAACAGATTAGAATAGCTCCTTGGGAgccggggtgggagggagagggagaaggaaaaggggaaaaaggaaatgaatgcagagaagaatgaaaataagacAAGGGCGGGGGCTTCAGAGGCCTCTGAGGCAGATGGGGATGGGTGGAGGGGTGTCATTATGTcagccttccctcccctcctgaggtccagaaaaacccaaagcaaacaaacacacaccccaAATTTCTGCCCCCGGGGTTCAGGCTTGGGCAGTGAGCA is a genomic window of Lagenorhynchus albirostris chromosome 14, mLagAlb1.1, whole genome shotgun sequence containing:
- the CMKLR1 gene encoding chemerin-like receptor 1, which encodes MEDEDNITSLTYEYVYSDDFDPIVVLEELSPLEGRVVRIFLVVVYSIICFLGILGNGLVIIIATCKMKKTVNTVWFLNLAVADFLFNVFLPIHITYAAMDYHWVFGTAMCKISNFLLIHNMYTSVFLLTVISSDRCISVLLPVWSQNHRSVRLAYMACMVIWVLAFFLSSPSLIFRDTAHVHGKISCFNNFSLSATSSSSWPTHPQVDAVGFGRHVAVTITRFLCGFLTPMLIITACYVTIVCKLRRNRLAKTKKPFKVIVTIIITFFLCWCPYHTLYLLELHHSAMPGSVFSLGVPLATAIAIANSCMNPILYVFVGQDFKKFKVALFSRLVHALSEDTGHSSYPSHRSFTKMSSMNERETSML